The sequence below is a genomic window from Rattus rattus isolate New Zealand chromosome 3, Rrattus_CSIRO_v1, whole genome shotgun sequence.
tctgccctcctgagagctgggatcatAGGTGGGCGTCTCCACTGCCCTGCTGTCTTCAGGTTTAAATACTGCACACAGGAATggataaaataaaggaaaaccacCAAAGTTCTCATAGCACCTTTCTAAAGGGTTACAAACTAATACAGTTCCTGCCTGAAAGTCATGACCTTCGTGTTCCTTTGGGGGAAATCTAGAGACTAAACATTTTCCCTGAGGGGTCAGTTCCTGTTACTAGACCTTCTCCTTCTTACGTGCCTTcatctcctctctgtttctgctgtctccagtgaaggggaaggaagagtagCCTTTGCCTTAAACCTGATTAATGTTTTGGTCCCTGTGCCATGGTTAGACTTTATGTCTAATGCAcaaatcttttcatttctgtgtagtagtgggcaagtgctctaccacaaaGCTACACCCTCAGCAGGTCCAGGGAACAAAAATGCAGGCATGTGGAGGGGCATATGAGTGTGTGGGAAGTAGACCTTGGCTTCTGGTGTTTTGCTCCACCATTTTTCTCCTGGTGTTTGGAAAGAGTGTCTCTCCAAATCTGGAGCATGTCCTTTTGACCAAACTGGCAGGCCACGGACCTCCAGGATCCTTCTGTCTGCTCCCCAGCTCTGAGGGTACAGGCTTGCGCCATTGCAACcagatctaaactcaggtcctcgtgtggtttatccactgagccatcctcccagtcCTCATTAAGGGTTTACTTTAACAGAATGGAAAGTTATTACATACACTTGTCTCAGGCCAGAATCTCCAATCCCCACCCTGTCATAAACCGTAAGTCATCAGTGAGTCCATCAGAAGAGACCTTTTCTGAGGATGGTGGTATGGCATGGAGAATTAAGAGGAAGGCAAATCATTATTCATCTCTCTGTATTTAGAATTGTAGTGGGAGGCTGGGCTGGGGCCTGGTTGCAAGTTTTCTCATGCTGCCTTGCCAGAAAGGTCTCGTAATACCTCTTCTAAACTATGATTCTGTAtgcgtgtgcatctgtgtgcatctgtgtgtaaaGAATGAGACTCATTTAGTCTGAAGAAGTAGGAGCTCATCTGTCCCTGTCTTAACTGTTTTTCTCAGGATGATGCCCGACAGTTATTTGTTTTAGCTGGCAGTGCTGAGGAAGGAGTCATGACTTCAGAACTAGCAGGCGTGATTAAACGTTTATGGCGAGATGGCGGGGTGCAGGCATGCTTCAGCAGGTCCAGGGAATATCAGCTCAATGATTCTGCTTCATagtaagtggtttttttttcctttgaaactgTAATAGAAAGTAATTTGGTGACTCTAGAGAATGTCTAGTGCCTATCCTTAAGGAAATGTCTAAGTACTAGAAATGTCCAGAAGTCTGtaggatattttattacagttgTCTCATTTTAAGGTTATCTCAGTAATCTCTTTATAATAAGCAAGTGAAGGTGAGACATTTACGTACTCTCTGTGTAGGACAAGGCACTGATAGCCAGCTAGAGGGGcaaccccaccacacacattgcatgcatgcacgcacgcacgcacgcatgctcAGAGAGGGCGAGCACGCTGCCCCATCCCCTGGCTTGTTATTATTGtatttgagactggatctcagtatgtaactctggctggcctagaacacacAGAGACTATGCTTACATGCTAGGATAAGAGATCATCTGGTATGATAGTCCTTTTATACCCTCTGTACTGGCCGTACTGTGAGGTTTTTGGTAGTAGTCATTACCACTTAATCTTTCGCGAATGTGTGTAGTAGTAGGGATTAACAAAAGCTTCGTGCATGTTGGGCAAAGCCTctgccactgagttacatcctcaGCCCTCTTGAgtgtttgagacacagtctcactcaTGTTGGCATTGAACTCATTCCATAGCCCTAGCAGGCCTGAACGTATGATCCCTCTGCTTCAGCTTTCTGAAGAGCTTGATTATAAGCCTGCACCACAGAACCCAGCATTCTGTATCCCTTTTGCCAGACTGGGATGGTGGCTTCTGTGGGATAAGGACATTGTCACAGAATGGAGTGAATCCTTTCCTTGTCAAAGAAGTTCTCTTGAGTGTTAGCTGTAGAGAATTGTTAACTagtacttttatttaatttactattACATTTGATTCTGTTTAACCCCTGACACATTTATATATTGatgctgtatttttaaaacttacttctTAGGGGACCTGGTGAGTACTTGGCATCTGTATCCCCCTCTGATCAAGATAAAAGGTTTACTTATTCTTTCAATGGAAATAAGTTGGCAAACAGTAAAAGGATTCTTgcccactttttaaaatgaagattgtCTTTATGTGTGTAGTTCAGGCAGTTCAGTGGTCATCAAAAGTAGATTTTTAATCCTTTGTTCTGTCATATATTGAGTAAGCTCTGACTCCCCCAGGTACATGTTTATAAAGTTGGGTCCCTTTATCCCTGTTCATTCAGGCTCAACTCTGTACTAATGGTGGTATTAGGTTAATAGGCGATCTGAATGACACACTTAAAGTAGTGTGTTTGCTCTTCATTGCTTTGTCTGGAATCAACAAAGATTTAGCCTTTGTCTCTCCCCTactctgttcctcctcctttttgagacaggtcttgacctccaacccaggctggcctcaaactttgtaTCTTCCTGATTGGTCTCAAACTTGAGCTTCTGCATcctcaagtgctgggcttacagactTACACTAGCATATTCACCTATATTCTCACTGAATGCGGTTCTTCTCATTTTCATGTCAAATATTATTCTCTAAGGAACTGTCAAATAGTTATATATACAGCTGACATAAATTTAAATATCCAGGaacttttaactttttgttgtttattttcatatgtgtcttgctatgtagcccagactttcctggatttcttgagTCCAGGGTTACAGGTCTTTGCCACAATCCCTGCTGTGTAGGACGTAGCTCATTTCATATTAGATTTCaggattttttattttagcaataATACAATggctgtgtttttaaattttgcttttacaGTATTCTTTTACTGTGTAGAACCTGTTCATTTCCCTACGCTAGATtcactttttttctctcattctatGATACTGAAGGTTTAGTACTTTTCTGCCCTTCAGTGAGTTTCAGGGTCTCCTTTGTTGTTGTTAGCacttgggattgaacctaggcCTCACACATGCCAGTACTCAGCTAGTCCCAGAACCGACTTTTGCCAAGCAGCTGGTTTAGTCTGTTGATCTGTCGTGTCCATGGTTGCTTTACCAAGTTAAAAccaatatgtattttatttagttacCTAAATGATTTGGATAGAATATCCCAGACCAACTACATTCCAACTCAGCAAGATGTTCTTCGGACGAGAGTGAAGACTACAGGCATTGTGGAGACCCACTTCACCTTCAAGGAGCTCTACTTCAAGTGAGTCACAGCCTGTCCCGCCTGTGTCCGGCACAGCCAGCCAgcagcttatttattttattttattttacttcattttgagtcaaggtctcacgGTGTAGACCTGGGTGATTTagttctcactctgtagatcaggccagCCTCGGGTTTGCGCCTTCCACCTCTGCCTGCTGAGGGCTGGGTTTGCAGGCTCCCACCACATGCCTGGCTTCCTGGCTGCCCTGGTTAGCCTGTCTGTCTGGGGGTAAGATTTTTGTAAGTAGTGTTCCTTGGTTTAGAAACAATGTTTTAAGGCCATTAGCTTAATGTTTCATGTTATTACACTccacagatttattttttctcctccAGATAGCATCAATATTTATATCTACTTAGAGgaaattgaatataaaattaaataatagttTACCTACCATTAGAATTAATTATACAATTAccagtttgtgtttgtttatattttcagcaCTTTTTTGTAAGTCGCCAAATAGGTATTGACTATTGCTAGAAGGATCAGGACAATACTAAATAGCTAGAAGATAACTTTCATGGATGGCTTCATTCTGACACGGTGAcagtaaaacagaaatattttcttagcAGCCCTACTCCTCTCTGAGACGGTTCCCCTTCCTGTTAAGTTTACTGGGGCAGAGCTAAACTTGGCTGGGCCTTGGGGTTTGTACACACGCAGCATCATGCTCAATTAAGTTTGTAGTGCTGGCAAAATAGGCCTGGGATTGAGGTGTTTTAGAGGGGTGTGATGATGACATTGACAGTGGATCTTGTAGAGGACACTCTAGTGTTTTCAAAGAATTTTCTCTTAGCACCAGTAATTCCAAGAAAAAGCCTCTGCTCTTCTTTTTGTtaatggtcttttaaaaaatactaaaactgtttttggttctttttttctgtgtttgtgaccTTGAGGTCGGCAGTAACCTTTTCTCCTTCAGTGCACGATCAGTTTTTAAGAAGTTACTtggtttatgtttatgtgtaataTGTGTAAGTCAGCTTATTGCATATGAAGGGAACCACCACCTCAGATCCTCAGTGAGGGTCAGGGTTTGTGAAGTCCACACAGGACTTAAATATTAGGACCAGTTGAAGTATTGGGATCTTAAGAACCTAAAGTGGATTGAAAACCTAATGAGTGGTTTCAGGTAAACTGGCTGCTTGTCCCAAGTCCCGATGAAGTTACTTAACAAAGTCTGCAGAAACTATATGGATCACCCTGTGAAGCCATAGGAATAAAATGTCTCTGTATACTGTAAGGTTAGTAATTCCATTCTAATTAAATACCGAAACCATTTTTCGTTGATGTCATAGGTTGATCTTTATGCCAGGACTAGTAGCCAAAATTAAAGTGCCACATGTACTTTGTATTGGCGTGTAGATGTCTTACTATGAAGTACTGTcacctcttttcctcttctctaggCACAACCACTCTCCATTTATTCAAACATTTAGCAAGTATCTACTGTATTGCAAGGCATTGTGTAATTGCTTACTTGCCTCTCAGTTTTGAggtaatgtttataaaatattgatCTGTTACTGATTAATACTGTGTTACTAGGTACTAAAAACCAGCCTTGGGACTTCATAGCATTCTCTTAGTTTTATGGACTTCATAGAAAATGGGGATGTAAACTGGAATCATTGGAGTACTAATGTGCCTGTCTTTGAAAGATTTGTGTGGTGAAATGTTAGACTTTCTAAAACCTACAGCATGACCCTGGATTAAGGCCAATCTATGATTACATCGTTTAGCTATCATGCAAGGTTACAAAGAACAGCAAGATCCCTGAAAGGAAGGGTTGGGCCAGGAAGAGATAGGATGCATGCTCACGTCATTAGGGAAATCACATGTACTTCACTTGATCTGTAGGGAAATCACGTGTACTTTACTTCTCCTAATCTGCAGgggtgaaaaaaaatctctggaaaTGCAGGCCCCAAGTTACTGACGATTTCACTCACTAGAGCAGTGTAGCAGATGTTAACCTTTAAAAGCTTTGTCGTTGCTGTCAGATACAGCTCTTGAGAGTGTGAGCTCTGACTACCGACCCCATCCAGACCCAGGTACTGACTAAAAGACAAAGTAGGAAGGACCCTGTTGGTACAAACTTAGCACTCAGGGGACTAAAACAAGTCCGGACTAGAATGCAGTGTGTAAgcagctttttgttgttttttgtttttgtttatttgttttgctgctgctgATTAGGTTCAAGCAAGCTTTGGTGTTGGGGAATacttggttatttatttacttttaagatGGTTAGACGGTCTTGCCATGTAGCGCAGGCTGGCCATTCTTCcatctcagcctcctaaatgctgagattatagtcaTTCTCCCTAAACCTAGCAGAAGATCTCAAAATCATAAAGcctaaaatcaaatttatttttttccataattCTCTTCATATGTTTTTCATTAACACAAGGCAAATAAACTTTGGGCTCAGAATGCAAATTGGGTATTCAGAAACAAGCCAGTTTGAGAGTCAGAGTGGGGCTGTGAAAAGTATATAGAGACTGGTCTCAGTGCCAGATGGTCTAGGGTAGTGCCAGGCACCATAGTAAACACCGAACAAATACCAGTTGTTGTTATGGCTACGGTTATCTTAAGCTACACTGTCGAGCTCCTCTTCCTTTACTTCATTTTGGTTCTTAACTCTGCCGACTGGGCGCCTCCGGTACCAGTGCTGGAGCGGGCGCTCAGCTGTGGCTGTGCTTTTAGCCACCGACAATGGTTTAGACACATGGATTTGCTGCTTGTCTTTTCTGTTACAGATGGGGTTGAGTGTGTGATAATGGGAGGTTCCAACCATGACAGTGTAGAGAGAAGTAAGTGTAAGTGTGACATCACTGACCCTGCCTTTCTTTCCCTACTCAGAATGTTTGATGTAGGTGGCCAAAGATCCGAACGGAAAAAGTGGATCCACTGTTTTGAGGGAGTGACAGCAATTATCTTTTGTGTGGCTCTCAGTGATTACGACCTTGTTCTGGCTGAGGACGAGGAAATGGTACGTTGAAGCTTTGGGTAGGAAGTCCGTCTGACACAGCTAGGAAGTGAGCATGACTCCGAGGAAGATGGGCTGCCACTGTCTGCTCACGGACCAGAACTTAAAACCCTTTGTTTTCTTGTCAGTGGGTTAGATCTCCCAAATCATCGTTCCATGACACATTTGCTCTTGGTAGCCACAGTGTGTGCACAGAATTACATCTTGTCAGCCACTTCTTCTCTTCCCTAACCCCAAGAATTATGCAAATCAGGACTGACTGGACTTCAAGTCACATTAGTATCTACCCTATTTCCATGAATTCACTTTGCTGCTTTAAAACCTCTTGATATGTCATTTAATCTGCTTTTACTTCTTGCTGCTAACCTGTCATAAccctgtttgtttttcagaacCGAATGCATGAAAGCATGAAATTGTTTGACAGCATTTGTAACAACAAATGGTTTACAGACACTTCAATCATTCTCTTCCTTAATAAGAAAGACCTTTTTGAGGAAAAGATAAAGAGGAGTCCATTAACAATCTGTTATCCAGAATACACAGGTAAAGGGCATGAGGTTCTGTTGGAGCTGTGGATCTTAGGTCAGTGACCGTCCGCTGTCCTAGGACTTGTGCATTCACTAACAGTAGTAGGCATCTCAGGAAAATCCTTAAGCTTACAGTGTTGCTTCAGAGACCAGTGTTCTTATTTTTGAGGAAAATGGGatacaaaaatgaaattttggCATATGTCCAAAGAGATATAAAAACACTTTTTTAGTGGAAGTTATTAGGC
It includes:
- the Gnai3 gene encoding guanine nucleotide-binding protein G(i) subunit alpha; translation: MGCTLSAEDKAAVERSKMIDRNLREDGEKAAKEVKLLLLGAGESGKSTIVKQMKIIHEDGYSEDECKQYKVVVYSNTIQSIIAIIRAMGRLKIDFGEAARADDARQLFVLAGSAEEGVMTSELAGVIKRLWRDGGVQACFSRSREYQLNDSASYYLNDLDRISQTNYIPTQQDVLRTRVKTTGIVETHFTFKELYFKMFDVGGQRSERKKWIHCFEGVTAIIFCVALSDYDLVLAEDEEMNRMHESMKLFDSICNNKWFTDTSIILFLNKKDLFEEKIKRSPLTICYPEYTGSNTYEEAAAYIQCQFEDLNRRKDTKEVYTHFTCATDTKNVQFVFDAVTDVIIKNNLKECGLY